A portion of the Simkania negevensis Z genome contains these proteins:
- the ybeY gene encoding rRNA maturation RNase YbeY, producing MKINCYNSQESLKIPPARVELLVECVLAFKKVKTDEISIHFVDKKTISELHKEFFQDPTPTDCITFPVDAPDEDPGGHHVLGEVFVCPEVAIEYAKAHKLLPYDEVSMYIIHGLLHLLGYDDLSPDEEKIMREEEKRCMKYLRKQNALIDEISES from the coding sequence GTGAAAATCAATTGCTATAACTCTCAGGAATCCCTAAAAATTCCTCCAGCACGTGTTGAGCTTCTCGTTGAATGTGTGCTTGCTTTCAAAAAGGTTAAAACAGATGAGATTTCAATTCACTTCGTGGATAAAAAGACCATCTCTGAGCTCCACAAGGAGTTCTTTCAAGACCCGACACCAACTGACTGCATTACCTTTCCCGTGGACGCCCCGGATGAAGATCCGGGAGGACACCACGTGCTTGGTGAGGTTTTCGTCTGTCCAGAAGTGGCCATTGAGTATGCAAAAGCTCACAAACTCCTTCCTTACGACGAAGTTTCTATGTACATCATTCATGGCCTTTTGCACCTTCTCGGCTATGATGACTTATCTCCAGATGAAGAAAAGATAATGCGGGAAGAAGAGAAAAGGTGTATGAAGTATTTAAGAAAGCAAAATGCATTGATTGATGAAATTTCTGAAAGTTAA
- a CDS encoding DNA polymerase III subunit chi, translating into MTNPKIPNKTKRVTFFQVTSDQMKRNRIVSVAHEYFEKKQPLLFKLPHKKALEYLDFLLWRLPQDSFLPHVIKDTPCQDLIVLTSSEENPNGARSVFNLTGEPILNPHFTTIYTFEDLSSTEKNTTAQKHYHAYKAHGYKIISL; encoded by the coding sequence ATGACAAATCCGAAGATACCAAATAAAACGAAACGGGTCACATTCTTCCAAGTCACAAGTGACCAAATGAAGCGGAATCGAATCGTCAGCGTAGCACATGAATACTTTGAAAAAAAACAGCCTCTTCTTTTTAAACTGCCACACAAAAAGGCCTTAGAATACCTTGATTTCCTCCTATGGCGTTTGCCTCAGGATAGTTTTCTTCCTCACGTCATTAAAGATACCCCCTGTCAGGATCTCATTGTACTCACTTCTTCCGAAGAAAATCCCAATGGGGCCCGCAGCGTTTTCAACCTTACAGGAGAGCCGATCTTAAATCCCCATTTCACTACAATTTATACCTTTGAAGATCTAAGCTCGACAGAGAAAAACACCACCGCTCAAAAGCACTACCATGCCTATAAAGCCCATGGGTATAAAATTATCTCTCTTTAG
- a CDS encoding DUF502 domain-containing protein — protein MKKTFIAGLATLLPITITIVVVVFVIDLLTAPFTGFVEEMISFYGGQIAEEHHYLLVVISRLIVLVLFVVLIFILGILGRRIFFSWFLKLTNRLLTKIPIVKTIYRISLDITKNVFSEEGKKLFKGTVLVPFPHQKTHAIGLLSGDPPSEVAKNTDPRVKDTTFQSIFVPTAPHPISGFLLMYSDKEVKTVDIETEDLFKFLLSCGIFQPGKKDDKSEDTK, from the coding sequence ATGAAGAAAACATTTATTGCAGGACTTGCCACCCTCCTTCCCATTACTATTACTATTGTCGTCGTCGTATTTGTGATCGACCTTCTCACCGCTCCCTTCACAGGTTTTGTTGAAGAAATGATTAGCTTCTATGGAGGTCAAATTGCAGAAGAACACCATTACCTTCTCGTCGTCATCAGTAGGCTGATCGTCCTCGTCCTCTTTGTCGTGCTCATCTTTATTCTCGGAATCCTGGGACGACGTATCTTCTTTTCTTGGTTCCTAAAACTGACAAACCGCCTGCTTACAAAAATTCCGATTGTCAAAACCATTTATCGCATCTCACTTGACATCACGAAAAACGTCTTTTCAGAAGAAGGGAAAAAGCTTTTTAAAGGAACAGTTCTTGTTCCTTTTCCTCATCAAAAAACGCATGCTATTGGACTTCTCTCCGGCGACCCTCCAAGTGAAGTGGCAAAAAATACAGACCCGCGCGTTAAAGATACCACCTTTCAATCGATTTTTGTTCCCACCGCCCCTCACCCCATTTCGGGATTTCTTCTTATGTATTCGGATAAAGAAGTGAAAACAGTGGATATTGAGACCGAAGATCTGTTTAAATTTCTCCTCTCATGTGGAATCTTTCAGCCAGGCAAAAAAGATGACAAATCCGAAGATACCAAATAA
- a CDS encoding DUF502 domain-containing protein — protein sequence MKKCFITGLVILLPLAVTIAIVVFIVNFLTKPFIGIVVSFLKEFDILNKGFLFLSREQVVLYGSKFLILICLFLFTLLLGMIARWFFFKALLNLSDKVLHRIPLINKVYKTTQEIIKTIFVTDKSSFKQVVMVPFPKDGTYVMGLVSRESPHVCSEKANAPMVSVLVPTTPNPTTGFLLMYKKEDLIHLDLKPEAAIKYIVSCGVITPEYPAPVPNDTKAT from the coding sequence ATGAAAAAATGCTTCATTACTGGTTTGGTGATTTTACTTCCCCTTGCTGTCACCATCGCCATCGTTGTCTTTATTGTGAATTTTCTGACAAAGCCCTTCATTGGTATTGTTGTCAGCTTTCTGAAAGAATTCGACATCCTAAATAAAGGATTTCTCTTTCTTTCTCGTGAACAAGTCGTTTTATACGGAAGTAAATTCCTGATTCTCATTTGTCTCTTTCTTTTCACCCTTCTCTTAGGAATGATCGCTCGCTGGTTTTTCTTTAAAGCTTTACTCAATTTAAGTGATAAAGTTCTCCACCGCATTCCCCTCATCAACAAAGTCTACAAAACCACGCAAGAAATCATTAAAACGATTTTTGTCACCGATAAAAGTTCATTCAAGCAAGTCGTGATGGTTCCCTTTCCCAAAGATGGAACCTATGTGATGGGACTCGTTTCTCGAGAATCCCCTCATGTCTGCTCAGAAAAAGCAAACGCTCCAATGGTTTCAGTTCTCGTTCCAACAACCCCCAACCCAACAACTGGCTTTTTGCTCATGTACAAAAAAGAAGACCTTATTCATCTTGACTTGAAGCCCGAAGCAGCCATTAAATATATCGTTTCGTGTGGGGTCATCACACCTGAATACCCAGCCCCCGTACCAAACGACACCAAGGCTACATGA
- a CDS encoding small basic protein: MSRHPSYGKSNKGGKKQNVLKRFQRIDILRKLGRWKDGENKKVTGLPKTPVK; the protein is encoded by the coding sequence ATGTCGAGACATCCTAGTTACGGAAAATCGAATAAAGGTGGCAAAAAGCAAAACGTTCTAAAACGGTTCCAACGTATTGATATCCTTCGCAAATTAGGACGCTGGAAAGATGGAGAGAACAAAAAGGTCACAGGTCTTCCAAAGACCCCTGTTAAATAG
- a CDS encoding ribonuclease R family protein: protein MTKPKPRTTASPHHQVIQGTIHIHSKGFGFVTPSDPSLFPEDVFIPKHLKKNAVDGDFVEIAINSDKKSEKGPEGYVLSITKRAKEQLVGIVWIINPKGNYVLYVQSLGDAKSAFVRKKNGISYEIGDRLLLNVLDWGDENAPVLCEVMEKIGTIYDTESDIPAAVKDFGIRAEFPPHLVKIAKKLPKKVPKEDLSGRLDLRDLETFTIDPTTAKDFDDALSLSKDEKGYHLAVHIADVSHYVKEGSPFDDEAKLRSNSTYFPGECVPMLPEALSNHLCSLKEKELRLTISVLVDFDLEGNQLRSKIEKAYIYSQKRFTYEEAKEVLDGKIKSPYLPTLQLMEELCLLLKKKRSERGSVDLALPEVVIQVDKKGEPYGYQVVEYDITHQLVEEFMLKANEIVAEYFVKRSESAVFRIHEVPSQENLEEFYALARSLGFPLNAKPSQEDVQKLFTLAKQSPHIHRLSVAFIRSMKLAIYSHQNVGHYGLALENYCHFTSPIRRYSDLVIHRLLFDKTPPPNLEEIARTCSEKERTSFKAEVSVVLMKKLRLLSAYQKEDPSRIYKGVLSKIKPFGFFFEVEPLQFEGFIHISDLRDDFYEFNQKIQTLIGQNTGKSFKMGDPLEIVLSEIDLITLECKWILLQDVSKKPKSKKKKSFYKHTFKKKTSRKSRKKS from the coding sequence ATGACTAAGCCCAAACCACGCACAACAGCCTCACCCCACCATCAAGTCATCCAAGGCACTATTCATATTCACTCGAAGGGTTTTGGATTTGTCACCCCAAGCGATCCATCCCTTTTTCCAGAAGATGTCTTCATTCCCAAGCACCTAAAAAAAAATGCCGTTGACGGTGATTTTGTCGAAATCGCCATTAACTCCGATAAAAAAAGCGAAAAGGGACCAGAAGGGTATGTTCTTTCTATCACTAAAAGAGCCAAAGAACAACTTGTTGGTATTGTCTGGATCATCAACCCCAAAGGAAACTATGTCCTCTACGTTCAGTCTCTAGGCGACGCGAAATCAGCATTTGTCAGAAAAAAGAATGGCATTTCCTACGAAATAGGAGACCGCCTTCTCTTAAATGTTCTTGATTGGGGAGATGAAAATGCTCCTGTCCTCTGTGAGGTAATGGAAAAAATCGGGACCATTTACGATACAGAATCAGACATTCCCGCAGCAGTCAAAGACTTTGGCATCCGCGCTGAGTTTCCACCCCACCTTGTTAAGATCGCAAAAAAGCTTCCGAAAAAGGTCCCTAAAGAAGATCTAAGCGGACGCCTCGATCTTAGGGATCTTGAGACCTTTACAATTGACCCCACAACCGCTAAAGATTTTGACGATGCCCTTTCTCTTTCCAAAGACGAAAAAGGATATCACCTTGCGGTCCATATTGCCGATGTTTCCCACTATGTGAAAGAAGGAAGTCCATTCGACGATGAAGCCAAGCTTCGCTCCAACTCGACCTATTTTCCAGGTGAGTGCGTCCCCATGCTTCCCGAAGCTTTGTCCAATCATCTTTGCAGTCTTAAAGAAAAAGAACTCCGCTTGACCATCTCTGTCCTCGTCGATTTCGATCTAGAAGGAAACCAGCTCCGCTCTAAAATAGAAAAAGCCTATATCTACAGCCAAAAACGGTTCACTTACGAAGAAGCAAAAGAAGTCTTAGATGGGAAAATCAAAAGTCCTTACTTGCCAACCTTACAGCTCATGGAAGAACTCTGCCTCCTCCTCAAGAAAAAGCGCTCTGAACGGGGATCTGTCGATTTAGCCCTACCCGAAGTCGTCATCCAAGTTGATAAAAAAGGAGAACCCTACGGTTACCAAGTTGTCGAATACGACATCACCCACCAACTCGTGGAAGAATTCATGTTAAAGGCCAATGAAATCGTGGCCGAATACTTTGTGAAAAGAAGCGAATCAGCCGTCTTCCGCATCCACGAAGTACCTTCCCAAGAAAACCTCGAAGAATTTTACGCCCTTGCCCGCTCTCTCGGTTTTCCCCTCAATGCAAAGCCCTCGCAAGAAGACGTTCAAAAACTCTTCACCCTCGCTAAACAATCGCCGCACATTCACCGCCTTTCCGTAGCCTTCATCCGAAGTATGAAACTCGCGATCTATTCTCATCAAAATGTGGGCCATTACGGGTTGGCGCTTGAGAACTATTGTCACTTCACAAGTCCTATCAGACGTTATAGCGATCTCGTGATCCACCGCCTCCTCTTTGATAAAACTCCCCCTCCAAATCTTGAAGAAATTGCCCGCACTTGCTCTGAGAAAGAGCGCACCTCGTTCAAAGCAGAGGTCAGCGTTGTTCTCATGAAAAAATTGCGCTTGCTTTCCGCCTACCAAAAAGAAGACCCCAGCCGCATTTACAAAGGAGTGCTCAGTAAAATCAAACCTTTTGGATTTTTCTTTGAAGTCGAACCACTCCAATTCGAAGGTTTCATTCACATTTCCGATCTTCGAGACGATTTCTATGAATTCAACCAAAAAATTCAAACTCTCATAGGACAAAATACCGGCAAATCGTTTAAAATGGGTGACCCGTTAGAAATCGTATTATCTGAAATCGATTTAATCACCTTGGAATGTAAATGGATTCTCTTGCAAGACGTCTCGAAAAAGCCAAAGTCCAAAAAAAAGAAGTCCTTTTACAAACATACTTTCAAAAAGAAGACGTCACGCAAATCGCGCAAGAAATCTTAG
- a CDS encoding Nif11-like leader peptide family natural product precursor, translating to MSKKQAMEFLNRVETDTNFRKQILSCQKAEQKEKILKKEHYTFSKKELEEAVNEKWHSKLSTEEMKKIVAAGGKGPCSNPDILKVVCACPVAKEE from the coding sequence ATGAGTAAAAAACAAGCTATGGAATTTCTAAACCGTGTTGAAACAGATACTAACTTTAGAAAACAAATTCTTAGCTGTCAAAAGGCAGAGCAAAAAGAGAAGATCCTTAAAAAAGAACACTATACGTTTTCTAAAAAAGAGCTTGAAGAAGCCGTCAATGAAAAGTGGCATTCTAAGCTTTCTACTGAAGAGATGAAAAAAATTGTCGCTGCTGGTGGAAAAGGTCCTTGTTCTAATCCAGATATCCTGAAAGTTGTTTGTGCCTGTCCCGTAGCAAAAGAAGAATAA
- a CDS encoding Nif11-like leader peptide family natural product precursor codes for MSKKQAMQFLDRVETDANFRNQILSCQKPEQKEKILKKEKYTFSKKDLQEAVDEKWHSNLTPEEMKKIVAAGGKGPCSSPEIMKVISEAVALKEQ; via the coding sequence ATGAGTAAAAAGCAAGCTATGCAATTTCTAGACCGTGTTGAAACGGATGCCAACTTTAGAAATCAAATTCTCAGTTGTCAAAAGCCTGAACAAAAAGAAAAGATCCTTAAAAAGGAAAAGTACACATTTTCTAAAAAAGATCTTCAAGAAGCCGTTGATGAAAAATGGCATTCTAATCTAACCCCTGAGGAGATGAAAAAAATTGTCGCCGCGGGTGGTAAAGGACCTTGTTCTAGCCCAGAGATTATGAAAGTTATTTCTGAAGCTGTGGCTTTGAAAGAGCAATAA
- a CDS encoding MoaD/ThiS family protein: protein MIKQIHIIYYALLRQERGVPEETVEFEKNTVRELFNMLKALHSFRLSESQIKVAVNSKVATWDTLLSEGDSVIFIPPVAGG, encoded by the coding sequence ATGATAAAACAAATTCATATTATATACTATGCGCTTCTTAGACAGGAAAGAGGTGTTCCTGAAGAAACTGTGGAGTTTGAGAAAAATACAGTAAGAGAGCTCTTCAACATGCTGAAGGCTCTCCATAGCTTTCGCCTCTCAGAGTCTCAAATCAAAGTGGCTGTCAATTCCAAAGTTGCCACTTGGGATACCCTCCTTTCTGAGGGAGACTCAGTTATTTTTATTCCCCCTGTTGCGGGAGGATAG
- a CDS encoding TetR/AcrR family transcriptional regulator, which produces MVKDAGLKKDILENGWAILNQNGREALRMRELAKLSDCSVGTVYNLYENLNEIILRLNVRCLDQMYGVLHQEMRKEIECGSDLHEVFHKMGKAYISFGLRHPKLWRSLFESVPIDPMPEWYKEKAQNGLFIIEAAVQKKFGLSEGKANQLVNFFWAAMHGMTSILINRKMEALNESATEGFVTSYIDHCLRGFIQ; this is translated from the coding sequence ATGGTCAAAGACGCAGGCTTAAAAAAAGACATTCTCGAAAACGGGTGGGCTATCCTTAACCAAAACGGGCGAGAGGCACTTCGGATGCGAGAGTTAGCAAAGCTAAGCGATTGCTCTGTTGGGACTGTTTACAACCTCTATGAAAACTTAAATGAGATTATTCTGCGACTCAATGTGAGGTGCCTAGACCAAATGTATGGCGTTTTGCATCAAGAGATGCGAAAGGAAATTGAATGTGGGAGCGATCTTCATGAAGTCTTTCACAAAATGGGAAAGGCATATATCTCGTTTGGATTACGCCACCCTAAACTTTGGCGCTCTCTTTTTGAAAGCGTTCCAATTGATCCGATGCCCGAATGGTACAAAGAAAAAGCTCAAAATGGGCTCTTCATCATCGAAGCAGCGGTCCAAAAGAAGTTTGGTCTTTCTGAAGGAAAGGCAAATCAGCTTGTCAATTTCTTTTGGGCGGCGATGCATGGAATGACTTCTATCTTAATCAACAGAAAAATGGAGGCATTGAATGAATCAGCAACCGAGGGTTTTGTTACTTCTTATATAGACCACTGTTTACGTGGTTTCATCCAATAA
- a CDS encoding cryptochrome/photolyase family protein: MKTLFWFKQDLRLSDNQGLYEAAKIGSVLPIYILDPNHFSLGAASRVWLHHSLKSLSQSLDGKLAVFQGAPLEVIRQLVKKYQIQAVYWNRGYEPWQISQEKEIKIQLDKEVKVQEWSSFLLWEPWKILKADETPYKVFSPYYKRGCLFADPPRDPLGSPSKLDLIPVKHHGLDYLDLLPKVRWDENVLQHWNIGEKSAWKKFQTFLAEGLLYYKTGRDFPAQNAVSRLSPHLHFGEISPHQIWSVVNSQKQDHNTSSFLSELGWREFSYYLLYHFPTLPTQNFQSKFDYFPWKWESPYLQHWCSGKTGFPIVDAGMRELWQTGYMHNRVRMIVASFLVKNLLIHWQIGLNWFENHLLDADLASNSASWQWVAGSGADAAPYFRIFNPITQGEKFDPHGEYTRRYVPELKKLPDKYLFCPWDAPKSILEKAGVKLGRTYPEPIIDLKQSREEALQAFDQMKD, from the coding sequence ATGAAAACACTTTTTTGGTTCAAACAAGACCTTCGCTTATCCGATAACCAAGGATTATATGAAGCAGCCAAAATTGGTAGTGTCTTACCTATCTACATTTTAGACCCTAACCATTTTTCCCTCGGAGCAGCAAGTCGTGTATGGCTGCATCATTCATTAAAATCATTAAGTCAATCACTTGATGGGAAGTTGGCTGTTTTTCAAGGTGCTCCTCTTGAAGTCATTCGACAATTGGTCAAAAAATACCAAATCCAAGCTGTTTACTGGAATCGAGGTTATGAACCATGGCAAATTTCACAAGAAAAAGAAATCAAAATCCAGTTAGACAAAGAAGTCAAAGTCCAAGAATGGAGCAGCTTTCTACTTTGGGAACCATGGAAAATTTTGAAGGCCGACGAAACCCCCTATAAAGTATTTAGCCCTTACTACAAAAGAGGGTGTTTATTCGCTGACCCGCCAAGGGACCCCTTAGGATCACCCTCAAAACTAGATTTAATACCAGTTAAACATCATGGGTTAGACTACTTAGACCTCCTCCCTAAAGTTCGCTGGGATGAAAATGTTTTGCAACACTGGAACATTGGAGAAAAATCAGCTTGGAAAAAGTTTCAGACGTTTTTAGCCGAAGGACTCTTGTACTACAAAACGGGAAGAGACTTTCCTGCACAAAATGCAGTCTCACGCCTTTCGCCTCATCTTCATTTTGGGGAAATTTCCCCTCATCAAATCTGGTCTGTTGTTAATTCTCAAAAACAAGACCACAATACCAGCTCCTTCTTAAGTGAACTTGGCTGGCGAGAATTTTCTTACTACCTCCTCTACCATTTTCCCACTTTGCCAACTCAAAACTTCCAATCAAAATTTGACTATTTTCCCTGGAAATGGGAAAGCCCATACCTTCAGCATTGGTGTAGTGGAAAAACAGGTTTTCCTATTGTCGACGCAGGCATGCGTGAATTATGGCAAACAGGTTATATGCACAATCGTGTTCGAATGATTGTTGCTTCTTTCCTTGTAAAAAACCTTCTCATCCACTGGCAAATAGGCTTAAACTGGTTTGAAAATCACCTTTTAGATGCTGATCTTGCAAGCAATAGTGCCAGCTGGCAATGGGTAGCAGGTTCAGGAGCAGATGCTGCTCCCTATTTTCGAATTTTCAACCCCATCACACAGGGGGAAAAATTTGATCCTCACGGAGAATACACCCGTCGTTACGTTCCAGAACTCAAAAAACTCCCCGACAAGTACCTGTTTTGTCCTTGGGATGCGCCAAAGAGCATTTTGGAAAAAGCTGGGGTGAAGCTTGGAAGGACATATCCGGAACCCATCATCGATCTTAAACAATCCCGAGAAGAGGCTCTCCAAGCTTTTGATCAGATGAAAGATTAA
- a CDS encoding HesA/MoeB/ThiF family protein, with protein MTQYYSRQIRLPEVREEGQELLKNSKCLVVGAGGLGSPALLYLAAAGVGTVGICDGDTLDESNLHRQPLYRFEDLGKKKAELAKKRIESLNPFIKVECHPSHLTAKNALSLFESYDLILDCTDNFRAKFLINDAAYFAKKAVVRASIYQFEGQLQTYIPEKSAPCLRCLWEETPQEGCVGTCQEVGVLGPVPGYFGTLQAMEAIKYFLKMPTLPSHEILFTDLVYHSKQVLSFSKNKECPLCGESPRILHLVDKSDWEIESKNLNDYPFQWIDIREEEETCQAPCPGNNVLTIPMSAFDFRNLDPQISYLLICQKGKRSHSLARALRAEGLSNVYSLIGGSEELVKVLLDK; from the coding sequence ATGACACAGTATTACTCAAGACAAATCCGTCTTCCCGAAGTGCGCGAAGAAGGACAAGAGCTACTAAAAAACTCTAAGTGTCTTGTCGTTGGAGCTGGAGGGCTGGGATCGCCTGCTCTTCTCTACCTTGCAGCAGCCGGAGTAGGAACTGTCGGAATCTGCGACGGAGACACACTCGATGAAAGCAACTTGCACCGCCAACCTCTTTATCGCTTTGAAGACTTGGGGAAGAAAAAAGCAGAACTGGCAAAGAAGCGAATAGAGTCTTTGAATCCCTTTATCAAAGTCGAATGCCACCCTTCTCACCTCACAGCCAAAAATGCCCTTTCTCTTTTTGAATCTTATGACCTCATTTTAGATTGCACAGATAACTTTCGCGCCAAATTTTTGATCAACGACGCTGCGTATTTTGCGAAAAAAGCCGTTGTGAGAGCGAGCATCTATCAATTTGAAGGACAACTCCAAACCTACATACCTGAGAAAAGCGCCCCATGCCTCCGTTGCCTTTGGGAGGAAACCCCTCAAGAAGGGTGCGTTGGAACCTGCCAAGAAGTCGGAGTTTTAGGTCCCGTCCCAGGATACTTTGGAACTCTACAAGCCATGGAAGCCATTAAGTACTTTCTGAAGATGCCTACACTTCCTTCTCACGAAATCTTATTCACCGATCTCGTCTACCACTCAAAACAAGTCCTTTCCTTTTCTAAAAACAAGGAGTGCCCTCTTTGCGGGGAATCTCCCCGTATTCTCCATCTTGTCGACAAATCCGATTGGGAAATAGAAAGCAAAAATCTAAACGATTACCCCTTTCAATGGATTGACATACGAGAAGAAGAAGAGACCTGTCAAGCCCCCTGTCCTGGGAACAATGTACTAACGATCCCAATGAGCGCATTTGATTTTAGAAATCTAGACCCTCAAATCTCGTATCTACTCATTTGTCAGAAAGGAAAAAGAAGTCATTCTCTTGCGCGCGCTCTTAGAGCTGAAGGACTATCAAACGTCTACTCCTTGATAGGCGGCAGCGAAGAACTTGTCAAAGTTCTTCTTGACAAATGA
- a CDS encoding DUF378 domain-containing protein, with product MRKLDTLVAIIMIIGGVNWGLIGLFDFNLIQYVFSGCYIDRIAYVIVGIAAVYQIVGWKAIRKRWKR from the coding sequence ATGAGAAAACTCGACACACTTGTTGCAATCATTATGATTATTGGAGGAGTCAATTGGGGACTTATCGGACTTTTTGACTTCAATCTGATTCAGTATGTCTTTAGTGGTTGTTACATTGATCGCATCGCTTACGTTATCGTTGGAATTGCAGCCGTCTACCAAATAGTTGGCTGGAAAGCGATCAGGAAACGCTGGAAAAGGTAA
- a CDS encoding DNA-3-methyladenine glycosylase has product MDSLARRLEKAKVQKKEVLLQTYFQKEDVTQIAQEILGKFLFTEFHGLLTGGIITETEAYKGAEDKACHAYQNRRTKRTEVMFGAGGTAYVYLCYGIHHLFNIVTHQEGTPHAILIRSIFPTHGIKTMLKRRNKTKLDKTLTSGPGSLSQALGIHTKHSGTPLSQNAIWLEDRGLIIEKKEIVASPRIGIDYAEEDADLPWRFHLPNNIFFS; this is encoded by the coding sequence ATGGATTCTCTTGCAAGACGTCTCGAAAAAGCCAAAGTCCAAAAAAAAGAAGTCCTTTTACAAACATACTTTCAAAAAGAAGACGTCACGCAAATCGCGCAAGAAATCTTAGGAAAATTTCTCTTCACAGAGTTTCACGGTCTCCTCACAGGAGGAATCATCACTGAAACCGAAGCCTACAAAGGGGCGGAAGATAAAGCCTGCCACGCCTACCAAAATCGACGAACTAAACGAACTGAGGTGATGTTTGGAGCAGGAGGAACCGCCTACGTCTATCTCTGCTATGGTATCCACCACCTTTTCAATATCGTCACACATCAAGAAGGAACTCCCCATGCGATTCTCATCCGGTCAATCTTTCCCACACATGGAATAAAAACAATGCTGAAGCGGAGAAACAAAACAAAGCTCGACAAAACATTAACCTCAGGGCCCGGCTCTCTTTCTCAAGCATTAGGAATCCACACAAAACATTCTGGAACCCCCCTCAGTCAAAATGCAATTTGGCTTGAAGACCGAGGACTCATCATCGAAAAAAAAGAGATTGTAGCCTCACCACGTATTGGAATTGACTACGCAGAAGAAGACGCAGACCTCCCTTGGCGGTTCCACTTGCCAAATAACATTTTTTTCTCATAA
- a CDS encoding Nif11-like leader peptide family natural product precursor codes for MSKQNAKQFLDRVETDANFRNQFLSAKKTDQKEKILKNEHYTFSKKDLQEAVNEKWHSKLSPEEMKKIVAAGGKGPCSNPESMKVISEAAACKEQ; via the coding sequence ATGAGTAAACAAAATGCAAAACAATTTCTAGATCGTGTTGAAACAGATGCTAACTTTAGAAACCAATTTCTAAGTGCTAAGAAAACCGATCAAAAAGAAAAGATCCTTAAAAATGAACACTACACATTTTCTAAAAAAGATCTTCAAGAAGCCGTCAACGAAAAGTGGCATTCTAAGCTTTCACCTGAAGAGATGAAAAAGATTGTTGCTGCAGGCGGTAAAGGGCCTTGTTCTAACCCAGAATCTATGAAAGTTATTTCTGAAGCTGCGGCTTGTAAAGAACAATAA
- a CDS encoding DUF6969 family protein, with protein MKRLRVILLTNGVGLFVLLFVLFGAKSFSSLFRSTNAIKNHRSIVVERQALKEVLSQYSDERLLKMYLAGREILEWNRVLEKAGSHVVHELLKGQGMFLGMEHYPKHDAYDKETFAQYYYHSHRKEEHGHFHLFLRQGGMPEGVLPKFYDGRNDTMSDVDTFSHLIAISMDDEGYPIKLFTTNRWVTGEDWYKSEDVCKMIDLFQIEHTHPSWVTNKWLSSMLRLFYPQISELVLRREQDLERKSQADTLVDAMEDYQLDVLSELEISVEAQMDVLSRLIEERGIEIPL; from the coding sequence ATGAAACGTCTTCGAGTCATTTTACTCACAAATGGGGTAGGGCTATTTGTCTTACTTTTCGTCCTTTTTGGGGCGAAGTCATTCTCTTCACTGTTTCGCTCAACTAACGCAATAAAAAACCATCGCTCGATTGTGGTTGAGCGCCAGGCTTTAAAAGAAGTTTTGAGTCAGTACTCCGACGAGCGACTTTTGAAGATGTATTTAGCAGGACGGGAGATTCTCGAGTGGAATAGAGTTCTAGAAAAAGCCGGTTCCCATGTGGTTCATGAACTGCTAAAAGGGCAGGGAATGTTTTTAGGGATGGAGCATTATCCTAAACATGATGCTTATGATAAGGAAACTTTTGCCCAGTATTACTACCACTCTCATCGAAAGGAAGAACATGGCCATTTCCATCTTTTTTTAAGGCAGGGTGGAATGCCTGAAGGGGTTTTACCTAAATTTTACGATGGGAGAAATGATACCATGAGCGATGTCGACACGTTTTCTCATTTGATTGCGATTTCTATGGATGATGAAGGGTATCCAATCAAACTATTTACCACAAATCGTTGGGTGACAGGAGAAGATTGGTACAAGAGTGAGGATGTATGCAAGATGATAGACCTTTTTCAAATTGAACATACCCATCCTTCTTGGGTAACCAACAAATGGCTGAGCTCGATGCTTCGCCTTTTTTATCCTCAAATTTCTGAGCTTGTTTTGCGTCGTGAGCAGGATTTAGAAAGGAAAAGCCAGGCGGATACATTAGTTGATGCTATGGAAGATTATCAACTTGATGTGCTTTCAGAGTTAGAAATTTCAGTAGAGGCTCAAATGGATGTGTTGAGCCGTTTAATTGAAGAAAGGGGAATCGAAATTCCCCTTTAA